In the genome of Microcoleus vaginatus PCC 9802, the window TGACAGCCGCCGCACTTGTCGGCGACAATGCAGTTAGCTCGGATGCGGTGTTCGGATGCTTCGAGAAGTGTGTCCAGCTTGCCTGTAGCATAGGTGGATTTGACTTGCACGAGGCGGACAAGGACTCGATCGCCCGTCACGGTATCGGGCACAAACACTACTAACTCACCAAAACGACCAACTCCGTCGCCGGTGTCTGTCAAGTCAGTAATCTCTATCTCAATCAGTTGACCTTGCTGGCAAGGGTTTGCCAATTTCGTCGAGTTTGGGGTCGGGAATTTAGATTTGGTCACAAGTAGTCGTGGTAGGATTTAATATGGTAATGCAATATCGCTCTCTCTTTCCTGAGATAAGTCGTAGCGAAGCGGGGCGTAAGCCATCGCACTCAAGCTCAATTGCAGGCTGTCTTCCTGCTGCTGAACGTCTTGCTGCTAAAGCCAAGCTTCAACCTGCAAGTCAAGCCTGTCGCGAGTTGCCCCTACCCGTGCCTGTGCGATCTGCTGTTGGGGCGAGCTAGCAAAAACTCGTTAAACAGTCAAAGTGTCTGCCGACATCAAAACTTTCACTCGCAGTTTTTGAGTTTTTCCCGCAGTACCCTGGAACACAGGGAAACTGGCTTGAACATCAAGCATAACGTTTGTGGAGATTTACCCGCTACTTCTAATGTTGATAAATGTTAGAAGCAAAGTAAATCGCCCCACCAAAAATCTCATCTTTAAGGGATGAGAATGTCAATTAATCTTACTCTCAAATATCCTCAATTCTTTTGAATAACAATGAGCGTAGTTAGCCAACTAATTCTCCAAGCCGACGACGAACTTCGCTATCCCAGTACCGGCGAACTTCAAAGCATCAAAGATTTTTTAAAAACCGGAGAACAGCGGGTGCGTATTGCTACTGCGCTGTCTGACAGTGAGAGAAAAATTGTTGAAGAAGCTAGTAAAAAACTCTGGAAAAAACGACCTGATTTTATCTCTCCTGGTGGCAATGCTTACGGCCAGCGCGAACGGGCTTTGTGTCTGCGCGACTACGGCTGGTACTTGCGCCTGATTACCTACGGTATCTTGGCGGGTGACAAAGAGCCGATCGAAAGCATCGGTTTGATTGGCGTTCGGGAAATGTATAATTCTCTCGGCGTTCCAGTTCCTGGCATGGTCGAAGCTATCCGCTGTTTGAAGGAAGCTTCTTTGGCTTTGCTCAATCAGGAGGATGCTAAGGAAGCAGCTCCTTATTTTGATTATATCGCTCAAGCAATGTCTTAATTGCTTTGGTGATTGCTTTCATGAATGTGGCGGAGCATTCGCGGGTGATTTTTGGGGTGATTTTATCTCGCAATTGCTCGCAAATGTTTCGCTTCTGTTTTTGGCAAGCAAATCTGCCTCATTTTTGCTAGGAAGCAATGCAGTTTAAGCTTTCCCAGATGTTGAGTTCGTCTTGTCTTTCTATGTACATTTGATTGAAAAAGTCAAGTGTTTTTGGGAGAGATTGTTTTTTGAATTTCCGGCTGTCGTAGTGAATGGATGTTTTGAGCTGCGAGAGTTCGGAAAGGCTGGGGCAGGTTTGGATATGATGGGCGATCGCATTTTGCCATTCTTCCAGGCTGCGGTACGAGATAAATTGTCCGCCTCTGTCCCGCCGGTGCACGAAAACCACGAAAACCCAGGATTCGATTCGCTTAATTTGATTTTGGCTGATTTTGAGCAGTTGGGCGATCAACCTGACGGTGATGCGGAGCTTTTTCGAGGGTTGGATGCGGCGAAACAGTGCTGTCATGGCTGAGTCACTCCTGAACTTGGGTGAGTTAGTAGGTGTTCGTCTTTGGATCTTACTATATCATATCATTCTACACGAATGCAGAGAAGTTGCAGTAATGTTTCTAAATGTGTAATGCTCAACCCCTGTGTGCTGCCTTGAGCAAGGCAAAAGTACAGCTAGCTTAAGAGTTAAATTGGATCTGTAAAATGCCGGGATTTCTTGACTTTAAGGCTGTCGTCGATCAGGAAAAACTGCGCCCTGTGCGATTTACGGATACGGGACGCGGTAGATTGGGCAAACTTCTGAAAGCAGCTAGAGAGATTCGGGGCTGGTCAATTATTGAAACAGAAATGGTCACAAAAGAATACGAGGCCGCTCTGTTTCGGACAGCCGGAGATCCTGTGCCAAAAGATGTCGGTATTAGTAATGCTACTGTTAGTCGCTACGAACGCGGGAAGTTAGAAAGTTTGGATTGGCGATCGCTCTCTCTGTTATGCTTTGTGCTCAAGCCGATCGACCCGGTGACAGGAGAGGCTCTGGAACCGACAAATGCTTTATATATCGCGTGCGAACATCCGCCGTACAATGACGCGAAGCTTTACGAGTAGTTGATTGCTGACCTCTGGCAGTATTGTTAATCAGCTTTTTTTGGGCGGGCTAGAAGCCCACCCCACAAGCAAAATATTGAGTTGTTGTGGAACAGGCATCTTGCCTGTTCTTAACAATAGTGGGGGCTAGAAGCCCACCCCACAAGCAAAATATTGAGTTGTTGTGGAACAGGCATCTTGCCTGTTCTTAACCATAAGTGCGGGCTAGAAGCCCACCCCACAAGAGGAATATTGAGTTGTTGTGGAACAGGCATCTTGCCTGTTCTTAACAATATTGCTCAGGAGTGAGTTATTACCGATCGCCCTTTTGTTTAGCAATTAAAGCTTTAGCTTGCTGCCACAGAGATTCTAACTCTTCTGGGGCATAATCCGACAAAGGTCGATCGCACGCAGCCTCTACCTTCGCAAACCGCTGCACGAAGCGATCATTTGTTCCCTGCAAAGCAGCCGACGGCTCTAAATCGTACCAGCGAGCTAATTGAATCAACACAAACATAATATCTCCCAATTCTGACTGCTGCGCTGCTTTATCCTCGTGTTTGAGAGCGTGTTCAAATTCTGCCATTTCTTCGTGAAATTTATCCCAAACGCCGTCTACATTCTCCCAATCAAAACTCACTTCCGCAGCTTTTTGAGAGATTTTCATTCCGGCGGTTATCGGCGGCAAAGTGCTGGCATAACGGCTCATTTTCGAGGCTAAAGTTGGCGGCTTGTCCGAAGTCGTGCCTTTTTCAGCAGCTTTGATTTTTTCCCAGTTTTCGTTGACTTCATCGACGCTGTTGAGTTCGACATCGCCGAAGACGTGGGGATGTCGCCGAATGAGTTTTTCTGTAATCCCCGCAGCGATTTCGTCGAAGGTAAACTGATTGGATTCGCTGGCAATTTGAGCTTGCAGAATTACCTGTAACAGTAAGTCGCCCAATTCTTCGACGATCGCATCTTTATCTCCTTTGCGAATCGCATCGGCGGTTTCATAAGCTTCTTCGATGATGTGAGGAACTAGAGTTTGGGGAGTTTGGGCTAAATCCCAAGGACATCCGCCGTCTGGCGATCGCAATTTAGCCACAACTTCTATAAGTTCTTTGAGTGCTGTGAGCGATCGACTTTCAGAATTAGACATAATAATTTACCTTTTATATCAACCGCCAAGACGGTTATAACGTTGTTAAGGGTTCCAACCATTAATTTTATTACTTCTTCCTTCTTACTTCTTCCTTCTTACTTCTTCCTTCTTCCTTCTTCCTTCTTCCTTCTTCCTTCTGCTATGGATTTGCTAGATGTGCGAGTGGGAGCTTTGATTTTGGGCCTCTTAATTGTCTTAGGAGGGCGCAACCCGCTCAATCCTTTCTTTTTGAATCTTTTGTAAGCCGAGCCGCCCCAATCGCTCAGATAGTGGCTCATAGCGCCCAATTCTAGACCGATGTAAACGGCTAAAATTTCGATGTGGTGTTCCCAGATCGATCGCCCATAACTCAAAACCACATCCTGCCAATTCCCGCCTAAGTTCCCGACTTTTTCGGCAATTGCCAATCCCAACATTCCGAGAACCGCGATCCAGATAGCGAGGTACAAGATTCGCAAAGCAGTGCCGATCAGAGGGCCGTGGGACAAAAAAGAGCGGTGGCGCAGGCTTTTTTGGTATGGGAGCCAAATCGCTTTGAACCATCCCCAGCGCTGATACTGGCAGGAGTAGATATCCAAGTCGGGGCCAAACATCAGCCCGCCGAATAAGAAACTGCCGGAAACGAGCAAAGTCAGGTTGCTGCTCTGAGTCTGGCCAAACGTGAGGCCTGCCACCAAGGGCAAACTCCACATGGTTATTTGATCGTGGGTGCGGCCAGAGGGCATTTAAAGTTTATGATTTTTTTTACTTGATCTTTCTGAGTTACTGTGATATGATAAATCCCTGTGAGTGCAATTGGGTGATTAGCTCAGTGGTAGAGCGCCTGCTTTACACGCAGGATGCCGTAGGTTCAAATCCTACATTACCCATCCGATAACTCAATATCAACAGTTTCAGCCGTTTTTAGCCGTCAAGCCGAGAACGGCTTTAACTTTTGCTGTTGACGGCTGACTTTTGAATTTGGTGACGACTAAATTTAACATTCTGTGGCGGATGTCTCAAAAGTTGGCGCCCAATGCTAGAAAATTAATTTATTGATTTTCTTTTTTAGAACCATCTACTATATGAAGCCTAAAATAACCAGCCCGATCGCGTGGCAGCAAGCTGAACTGCTCATGCAGCCAGCGATGATCCGAGTGCTCGACAACATCCGCAAACAATTAGAGGAGTCAGTCTGGACGGGCACTTATCAAGAAGTGCAGATTCCCATTCCCGGCTATCAACTACTTTTAGAGCTTCAAGGCGAGCAAAGATGGGTCGATATTTGGGAACTTTGCTATCGAGTCTGCTTTGTCAACTACCAGCCCGCCCAAACTCAAATGGAAAGTCAGGAAGTCGTAATTGACACTAGCTTGATTGAGGAGGACACTGGCGATGTAGATTGGAATCGTCTTGATGCCAAAGCCAGTCAATTAATACAAGAAATATTCGCCAATTTGGGCAAATAGTCAGTTGTCAGTTGTCAGTTGACACGAAAGCAGTAGTTAACAGTCATCCGTCAACAGTCAACACTCAACACTCAACAGTCAACAAAATTTTATGCTGATTCAAGAATTGCACGACATTCAAGCAGCGGCTGGTGCTACTTTTGCAGAGTTAACAACCAAAGAAATTGTGCCAGTGAGTTTTGGTAACGACGCAGAAGCGATCGCAGCAACTAAAAAAGGTGTGGCTTTGTACGATCGCACTCACTGGGGGCGCATTCAAATCTCAGACAGCGATCGACTGCGGTTCTTGCACAATCAAAGTACCAATAACTTTAATATACTCAAACCCGGTCAAGGTTGCGATACCGTTTTTGTCACATCCACCGCCCGGACGATCGACCTCGCCACCGCTTACGCGACAGAAGATGCCGTACTGCTGCTAGTTTCAGCCAACCGCCGCCGCCAACTCCTGGAATTGCTCGATCGCTATATTTTCCCAATGGATCGCGTCGAGTTAACAGATTTAACCGATACAACTGTTGCTTTCAGTTTCCTCGGCCCGGAAAGCACTCACCTATTAGAAAAAATCGGAGTTACCGTACTAGAAAATCAACCTTACGCTACTCACAAATTGATAAATTTTGCAGGTAGGGAAGTCCGAGTTGCGGTTGGTAGCGGTTTAGCAACTCCCGGATACACGTTAATTGCGCCAGCAAGCGATGCAGCAAGCTTGTGGCATGAATTACTCAAAGCTGGGGCCGTACCGATGGGCGATCGAGTTTGGGAACAACTGCGAATCGAACAAGGACGCCCCGCACCCGATTTTGAACTCACAGATGATTACAACCCCTTAGAAGCCCGTCTTTTACATACTATTACCTATGACAAAGGCTGCTACATCGGTCAAGAAACAATTGCCAGGTTGAACACCTACAAAGGAGTCAAACAGCAACTTTGGGGCGTGCAGTTGAGCGGTGCGGTTGAACCCGGAACAGCAGTCACTATTGGAGAGGAAAAAGTCGGCAAACTCACCAGTTTTACGGAAACTGAATCGGGCTTTTTTGGTCTTGCTTACATCCGCACAAAAGCCGGCGCCGAAGGACTGAAAGTGCAAGTCGGATCGGTGTCAGGGGAAGTAGTAAATGTACCTTTCTTGAGTTCGTAGTTGCGATCGATCGCCTGTTGGCGCCGCACCGCCCAAAACTTTTTTGTTGAGGTTGATTTAGGTGAACGTTAACGCAATAAATTGACACGAAGTCCTATCTTTAGATAGATTTGCAAACCAACAACAGCAATTATTGTATATTACAGTCGTCATAGAAAAAACAGAGTTTTTCAATGAAAAAGTTTACATCGCGCTTAGTTACAATTTGCCTGCGAGTAGGAATAATCTTTGCTGTAGGAATAGCGCTGATTTTTAGTTCCGAATTGGAATTGTCGGGCAACAAAATGCAAGCGATCGCTACACCTTTAACCCCAGAAACTAAATCTTACGAAATTGCCCTTCCTGATCGGCAGCCAACAAGCGATACAGAGAAGGATGCCAAGGGTGTACTTGACAATATCCGAGAAAAGCTGAATCTCGACCAACCCATTGCCCCCAGTACCAAAAGATTTATAGAATCGGTAAAAGATAACGTGGGCGAAGCAGTTACGCCGGCACAGGCAGCAGTAGAAAAAGCTACAGATATAGGTAGCAGCGATCGATCCAACTAATTCAATCGCATCCAGTTTTCAAATATCATATTCTTAGTCCGCCTGCGCGGACTTTGTTTGTTTAGTAGCGATTTCCAGATCCGAATCATGGAAGGGATAATGAACCCCGATTCGATTGTTCACATCGGCACTTCAGGCTGGAGTTACGACCATTGGGAAGGTGTGCTTTATCCCCACCAGCTACCGCCTCGCTCTAGGCTCGATTGCTATACCCAGCACTATCAAACCGTCGAAGTTAATAGCACCTACTACCGCTGGCCACCAAACACTACCTTTGCTAACTGGCGAGAGCGCCTCCCCCAAGGATTTTTGATGACCGTAAAAGCGCCCCGCGGTCTAACGCACTCCAAGCGTCTTTACTCGCCAGAAAAGTGGTTGGAACGGATGAGTGACGGACTTCAATGCCTGGGCGATCGACTCGGTATTCTGCTCGTCCAGCTTCCTCCCCAGTTCGGCTGCGATTTGGCCCGCCTAGCCTACTTTCTAGAACAGGTGCCTTCCTGGATCAAAGTAGCTGTGGAATTTCGACACCCAAGCTGGCACACAGAAGAGGTATTTTCGCTGCTAGAACGCCAAGGAGCGGCTTACTGCGTGATGAGCGGGGCGCTCCTCCCCTGTATCCTGCGCGCAACGGGATCATTCGTCTATGTGCGCCTCCACGGCCCCGACCCCAACAATCTCTACGGCGGCTCCTACTCGGATGATGATTTGCGTTGGTGGGCCGATCGCATCCACGAGTGGGAAAGCCAAGGGCGAAGCGTGTTCGTCTACTTCAACAACGACGGAGAGGGAAATGCAGTGAGGAACGCTTCAAAGCTAAAAACTTTTGTGGAGAACCGTACTTCCTGACAAGCGAAGATTGAGAGCGTCCCCATTCTTTTGGGCGCATTCAAAAACGCTCCCCAGTTCCCTGAAGTTGAATTAGAAATCGGAGGTGGCGTTCGTCTAGGTTGTTGTTTGACGATCGCACTCACCCCGAACCCGCACATCCAACTCAACATCACCCAGCACAAGCCGATCGCATTCAACTCAACATCACGCTCGCACTTTTGCTTCTATTTCAAACAAATCCCGTAGGGTGCGCTTGACATTGAGAAACACGAAATACTCCGTCAGTTTCTCGATACGATAATTAAACACTTTGTAGCGGTGTTTGAAGTACAGTTCCACATTCCCTCGGTGTTCCCACAATCCCAGCAAGTTGATGGCAACCTCTGAGTAATGGACTCTCACATCCCGCTGCACAGCGGCTATCCGTTCCTCAATTAGTCGAGTCGTAATTCCAATTTTATAGAAGCTGTTGCCCTCAGCTTTTACCTCAAGAAAGTAGAGCGATTTCACTCTTGATGCGCCTCAATTGTGCGCGGTAAATATTCAAGTCAGCCCGCCGTTCGTCCAAACAAGATAACTCTTCCACGCGGGCAACATCTACGGAGCGATCTAACTTAACTAACAGGGAATTGAAAGCCCCTGCTTGCGATCGCTCGGTCAGGAATCAGGGAGTATTTGGATTCTAGATATCAATGCCCGTCGATTGTATGTGTTTTCGGAGCCAGGGGCAGAGTGTTATGCTAGCCCGCTTGTGTTGGCAGAGTCGGATATAATCGCACCTTTGGCATTTCCAGATTGTCAGGTGTCTGTGGAGGATTTGCTCAGGAGGAGTGCAGAGCCCAGTTGTGAGTGAGGAAACTTTAAAAATTTATGGACAGACTGAAACGGCCTTGCAATGCTGTATCAGCCAGCCGCTACAGACAGGACTTTTCAAGGCAAGCGTTGTTTTTTGGACGCTTGCTACACAAACGCCAAACTCTAACTTAACTGGTTGTAGCGAAGTATACACTTGATTGTGGTTATAAGTCCCTCTAAAGAATTATTTGTATATTCTCCTGAAGACAGATGATAGCAGCGACCAAGGTCAATAATATACAAGGTGTACACCGCTATTAGGTAATCTAAGGGCATAATTTAAAAGCAGTCTAGCGCCTTATAGGAAGGACATTCGACTTATCCACTTGTCCAAGCTAAACAAAGTGGCAGTATGTGGCCTAGTCTTGTGCCTTACTTCAGGTTAATGACTACTTGCTATTTGATACTTAATTAAGTTTACCTGATTTCTTCTTTCTCTGTTCTACCTGTCAGACCCTAATTACCCTGTTGTTATAAGTACCTCTAAAGAGTTCTTTGGAGATTCTCCTGAAGACGGAGGATAGCAGCGACCAAGGTAAATAACATACAAAGAGTACAGAGTTATCAGGAAATCTAAAGGCAGACTTTAAAAGCAGTCTATTTGCGCCTTATAGGACAGACATTCGACTTACGCACTTGCCAAAGCTAAACACAGTGGCAGTATGGGGGGTATTCTTGTGCCTGACTTTAGGTTAATGACTACTTGATATTTGATACTTAATTAATTAAGTTTACCTGATTTCTTCTTTCTCTGTTCTACCTGTCAGACCCTACTTACCCTGTGGCTAAACGTTTCCTTGTAGATGCTACAGAGTATGCCTAAAATTTTCGCACTTTAAGATATTTGTCCTGCTTGTAGGTCAGGGGCTATACCCAGACTGACCTACTCTTTTTTACCTGATTATCCACTTATTATCTAAGAACTCTCATGGTTAACTTACTCAGACCGCCCAGTGTTTCTTCAAGTTCTCGCCTCGGTACTGTAACTGGTTTGTGGAGGGAACAGTCTTCTTACGACAGAAGGGCGCTTAATACTGGAATCGTCCATTTCGGGCCTGGTCGTTTTTTTCGGGGCCATCTCGCCTACATAATACATAACTATCTGGCACAGAAGGGTTTCCAAGAGCAGAAATGGGGGATTTGTGGGGTTAGCCTCAAGAGTCAACAGACCATTACTAGGTTGAAACCGCAGAGATTCCTTTACACTTTGACCAAACACTCTAGTTGCGCTCAAAATCGTGAGGAAGCGGAAGTTATAGGTTCTATCAGGGAAATAGTTAATGGTAGAGACAAGTGCGAGTATGTGCTTGAAAAGATGGCGTCTCCGTCTGTGCATCTGGTGACTCTTACTATTACTCAAGGAGGGTACCATCTAGACAAGAATTTTAATCTCGACACAACGAATGAAGACATCGCGCACGATCTGCGAAATCCTTCCACTCCAACAACTGCAATTGGCTTTATCGTAGAGGCGCTACGCCGACGACGCGATCGCTCAATGACCCCGTTCACCACCCTTTCTTGCGACAACCTCCCAAGAAATGGGGAGATCCTGCGAAAAGCAGTGCTAGCTTACGCTGAAGAGATCGATCCTCAGCTTGCAGAATACATCAGGGATAACGCCACGTTCCCTAATTCGGTTGTAGACAGGATTGTGCCTCAAGAGCAAGAATCCGACTATAACTACCCCAGCCGACTGTTGCAAGTTCGCGATCGCGCACCCATTGTAACGGAACCATTTTGGCAGTTTGTCGTGGAAGACAACTTCACAGGCGATCGACCCAAGTGGGAAGATACCGGGGTGATTATGACTAGCGACATCACTCCCTTCCTCTATATGAAGTCGAGATTCTTGAATGCAGTACACTCCTTCATAGCCTGTTTAGCTGTAAGAGCAGGTATAGAGTATATGCACGAGGCGATCGCACTACCGGAATTCCAGTTGTTTACTCGGCTTCTCATGGACGATATAGCGGCAGCAACACCAGTGCCTCGCGAGATGTGTGAACAATATATGGAGGAGGTGTTACGAAGACTGAGTAACGAAGATCTTCCCGATACTACTGAGAGAATCTCTTCAGAAACAGCGAGGAAAGTAGGCAAGTATATATTTCCGATACTTCAGGATGCCTATAGCCGAAAAGTCAGCATGAAGCGGATTATACTTCCTGTTGCAGCGTGGCTTCTTGCAGTCAGAGAGGAGGCGAGCGAGTCTGGTCAGCCTTATCATGCCAAGGATACCCAAAGCGCAATTACAGCGATTCAAGAAGGCGCAGTGATTAGTGGGATTCTGGGATTGGAGAATTGCGAACAGACACAGGTCGTAGATAATGAATGCCAACAAGCTTTGCGAGATCTCCAGACCCACGGACTATTGACTACGCTTAAAAATTACAGTGAGGGAGGTCTTTTAAATGAAAGCGCTTCAGCATGATAAGGTGGTGCTTTTCGATCATGACGGAACTGTCGTTGATAGTGAAACCATAGCACTTAAGAGCGCATGGAGGCTGACAAATGAAGTGGCTCGTGAGTTCCCTGGCGCTCAACACTATGAGCTTGAGGACTTTGTTAAAAGCTTCGCCGGGAAACCCTACAGGGAAATACTCAAAAAGCTCTACCCAGACTCATTTACCACTATTAATGAGCGCGATATTGACAGGCTAGTGGCTGAAGAAGAAAAGAGAGCGATTGAACGGCTTACGGTAGAGGCAAAAGCGACTCAAGGAACGCCGGAAGTGCTGTCTTACTTGCGTGATGACGGGTTCAAATATGCCCTAGTGAGTAACAGTAGCTTACAGAGGCTGAGTGCTTGCCTGACTTCTGCTGCCCTGACCGACTATTTCCCCAGCGAGCACGTATTTAGCGCTCACGACTCTCTCCCCGTTGCGCGACCCAAACCGCTTCCTGACATCTACCTACATACAGCCAAGTGTCTGGACGCTGACGTTTCGGATTGCGTGGCAGTTGAAGATTCTCTCAGTGGGGTAAGGGCTGCCGTTGCCGCTGGAATTGGGCACATTATCGGTTATGTAGGGGGAACTCATATAAGCGAGGATGAACGAAGCAGCCGTGCAGATAATCTTCAGTCGGCTGGTGCCCACCAAGTTATTGAGCGGATGCACGATCTTATCGGTCTATTATCAGCAACCCCAGTGTAAGGACACGGGCCATCAGGCGATCGCTTGATGCCGTTAGCCCGGTGTGTGAAAAATTAAATTTTGTCAAGAATAGCTCGGGGGACAACTTCATCGGAGATCAGTCATGCGATCGAGTTGCCATGCAGAGCCGCCAAAATTGACTCCACCTTTTTCACCCATCCTGCAATACTGATAATAAGCCGTCATCACAAGGTCATAAATTAAGATGAACAGCAATACCAGCACAGCCTCAACAATCAAGCTCAATGAAGCATCCCTGTCTCGTTTACCTGGAAACGTTCCCATACCCAAGTACGATCGCCGTCAAATTACTAATGGAATTGTGCATATTGGGGTGGGTGGATTTCATAAATCGCACCAAGCACTCTATCTTGATGATTATTTCCATCAGCATCCTGGTAGTGACTGGGGAATCTGTGGTGTGGGATTGCTGGACTATGACTATGACAGGCGGATGCGGAATGCGCTTCTTTCCCAAGATTGTTTATACACCTTAGTTGAGCGATCACCTGAGCGCGATCACCCTCGCATCATCGGCTCAATCACTCGATACCTGTTTGCACCAGACAATCGTCAAGCAGTTATTGAAGCATTAGCAGATCCCAAATGCCGAATTGTTACTCTAACGATCACTGAAAGCGGCTACTACTACATTGAAGGAAGTGGCGAATTCGATGTGAACCACCCGACAATTCAGCACGATTTGCAACATCCTGACCAACCAATCGGGACATACGGTTTTTTGACAGCCGCACTCGAAAAGCGGCGTAAACAGGGGTTGGCACCGTTTACAGTCTTGTCCTGCGACAATATCCAGGGCAACGGCAACATGGTGCGGAAAATGCTAACAACATTTGCCGAAATGCGCGATCCAGAGTTAGGACGTTGGATTGCTGAACACGTTGCGTTTCCCAACTGCATGGTCGATCGCATTACTCCGATGACAACCCCAGCAGATATCAAAATGGTGGCGGAACAGTTTGCTATTGATGATGCGTTTCCAGGCGTGACGGAGCCTTTCATCCAGTGGGTAATCGAAGATAC includes:
- a CDS encoding allophycocyanin gives rise to the protein MSVVSQLILQADDELRYPSTGELQSIKDFLKTGEQRVRIATALSDSERKIVEEASKKLWKKRPDFISPGGNAYGQRERALCLRDYGWYLRLITYGILAGDKEPIESIGLIGVREMYNSLGVPVPGMVEAIRCLKEASLALLNQEDAKEAAPYFDYIAQAMS
- a CDS encoding helix-turn-helix domain-containing protein encodes the protein MPGFLDFKAVVDQEKLRPVRFTDTGRGRLGKLLKAAREIRGWSIIETEMVTKEYEAALFRTAGDPVPKDVGISNATVSRYERGKLESLDWRSLSLLCFVLKPIDPVTGEALEPTNALYIACEHPPYNDAKLYE
- a CDS encoding nucleoside triphosphate pyrophosphohydrolase, whose translation is MSNSESRSLTALKELIEVVAKLRSPDGGCPWDLAQTPQTLVPHIIEEAYETADAIRKGDKDAIVEELGDLLLQVILQAQIASESNQFTFDEIAAGITEKLIRRHPHVFGDVELNSVDEVNENWEKIKAAEKGTTSDKPPTLASKMSRYASTLPPITAGMKISQKAAEVSFDWENVDGVWDKFHEEMAEFEHALKHEDKAAQQSELGDIMFVLIQLARWYDLEPSAALQGTNDRFVQRFAKVEAACDRPLSDYAPEELESLWQQAKALIAKQKGDR
- a CDS encoding metal-binding protein, giving the protein MPSGRTHDQITMWSLPLVAGLTFGQTQSSNLTLLVSGSFLFGGLMFGPDLDIYSCQYQRWGWFKAIWLPYQKSLRHRSFLSHGPLIGTALRILYLAIWIAVLGMLGLAIAEKVGNLGGNWQDVVLSYGRSIWEHHIEILAVYIGLELGAMSHYLSDWGGSAYKRFKKKGLSGLRPPKTIKRPKIKAPTRTSSKSIAEGRRKKEEGRRKK
- a CDS encoding folate-binding protein, producing the protein MIQELHDIQAAAGATFAELTTKEIVPVSFGNDAEAIAATKKGVALYDRTHWGRIQISDSDRLRFLHNQSTNNFNILKPGQGCDTVFVTSTARTIDLATAYATEDAVLLLVSANRRRQLLELLDRYIFPMDRVELTDLTDTTVAFSFLGPESTHLLEKIGVTVLENQPYATHKLINFAGREVRVAVGSGLATPGYTLIAPASDAASLWHELLKAGAVPMGDRVWEQLRIEQGRPAPDFELTDDYNPLEARLLHTITYDKGCYIGQETIARLNTYKGVKQQLWGVQLSGAVEPGTAVTIGEEKVGKLTSFTETESGFFGLAYIRTKAGAEGLKVQVGSVSGEVVNVPFLSS
- a CDS encoding DUF72 domain-containing protein is translated as MNPDSIVHIGTSGWSYDHWEGVLYPHQLPPRSRLDCYTQHYQTVEVNSTYYRWPPNTTFANWRERLPQGFLMTVKAPRGLTHSKRLYSPEKWLERMSDGLQCLGDRLGILLVQLPPQFGCDLARLAYFLEQVPSWIKVAVEFRHPSWHTEEVFSLLERQGAAYCVMSGALLPCILRATGSFVYVRLHGPDPNNLYGGSYSDDDLRWWADRIHEWESQGRSVFVYFNNDGEGNAVRNASKLKTFVENRTS
- a CDS encoding mannitol dehydrogenase family protein — protein: MVNLLRPPSVSSSSRLGTVTGLWREQSSYDRRALNTGIVHFGPGRFFRGHLAYIIHNYLAQKGFQEQKWGICGVSLKSQQTITRLKPQRFLYTLTKHSSCAQNREEAEVIGSIREIVNGRDKCEYVLEKMASPSVHLVTLTITQGGYHLDKNFNLDTTNEDIAHDLRNPSTPTTAIGFIVEALRRRRDRSMTPFTTLSCDNLPRNGEILRKAVLAYAEEIDPQLAEYIRDNATFPNSVVDRIVPQEQESDYNYPSRLLQVRDRAPIVTEPFWQFVVEDNFTGDRPKWEDTGVIMTSDITPFLYMKSRFLNAVHSFIACLAVRAGIEYMHEAIALPEFQLFTRLLMDDIAAATPVPREMCEQYMEEVLRRLSNEDLPDTTERISSETARKVGKYIFPILQDAYSRKVSMKRIILPVAAWLLAVREEASESGQPYHAKDTQSAITAIQEGAVISGILGLENCEQTQVVDNECQQALRDLQTHGLLTTLKNYSEGGLLNESASA
- a CDS encoding HAD family phosphatase, with protein sequence MKALQHDKVVLFDHDGTVVDSETIALKSAWRLTNEVAREFPGAQHYELEDFVKSFAGKPYREILKKLYPDSFTTINERDIDRLVAEEEKRAIERLTVEAKATQGTPEVLSYLRDDGFKYALVSNSSLQRLSACLTSAALTDYFPSEHVFSAHDSLPVARPKPLPDIYLHTAKCLDADVSDCVAVEDSLSGVRAAVAAGIGHIIGYVGGTHISEDERSSRADNLQSAGAHQVIERMHDLIGLLSATPV
- a CDS encoding mannitol dehydrogenase family protein, which gives rise to MNSNTSTASTIKLNEASLSRLPGNVPIPKYDRRQITNGIVHIGVGGFHKSHQALYLDDYFHQHPGSDWGICGVGLLDYDYDRRMRNALLSQDCLYTLVERSPERDHPRIIGSITRYLFAPDNRQAVIEALADPKCRIVTLTITESGYYYIEGSGEFDVNHPTIQHDLQHPDQPIGTYGFLTAALEKRRKQGLAPFTVLSCDNIQGNGNMVRKMLTTFAEMRDPELGRWIAEHVAFPNCMVDRITPMTTPADIKMVAEQFAIDDAFPGVTEPFIQWVIEDTFCAGRPDWESVGVQMTKDVHPYEMMKIRLLNASHMLIGYLGSLAGYTYVYEVMADPLFEQAVAKLMDEVTPTLQPVPGIDLDDYKKTLIERFSNPKIRDQLPRLCLSGSAKIPKFVLGSIRDKLQLEGAIDYLSLTIAAWCRYINSHDEQGQPIPIDDPLADILIQRASLSELDPRPLLSLSEIFGDLVESPRFVEAVADQLRSLHEFGAKGTLARLS